Proteins co-encoded in one Setaria viridis chromosome 9, Setaria_viridis_v4.0, whole genome shotgun sequence genomic window:
- the LOC117835103 gene encoding uncharacterized protein, with protein sequence MGGRGGGGGRKPRNFATFRLFPRAGAADPNDRVFVRVDNNDYTVPGFADEDPFDPSLSDPTADAGHLHSSASGPLPEHVRREILELGLPDDGYNYLSHLRELRPAAASSFVPSSTARPEPLPLDVKAYDASRVRVGPSEGELDEGRTMCKVAAKTAPVRRIEKAVDPDVARLLDESDMSHAGSEDEGLEEDFVIVANRAEGEELEEEEEDEEVEYENGVFSDVDEEFDFEEDDPKPRVRRLLDEQFDLLALEEYGDSDDDDKDVKDGEYELPSEVIDELKLFHSQNVCVDEEYRTPADFVRRKLDSSTADEVDESAHVIKKCAEYAEKYLNETAEEEEVVLVSESSDESELWDCETIVSTFSNLDNHPGKIKTPGIPKRRLPRVFPGETATTNDIIKLHGKEKLPVEYLPQRKRGGEKEKKVKPAEVSVADKFKKGSEKETKEEKKARKAAVKEEKREARIAKKELKGLYKSETQKAQKVAAVTGPSSIRLM encoded by the exons ATgggtggaagaggaggaggaggcgggcgcaAGCCCCGCAACTTCGCGACGTTCCGCCTCttcccgcgcgccggcgccgccgaccccAACGACCGCGTCTTCGTCCGCGTCGACAACAACGACTACACCGTCCCCGGCTTCGCCGACGAGGACCCCTTCGACCCCTCCCTGTCCGACCccaccgccgacgccggccACCTCCACTCCTCCGCCTCCGGGCCCCTCCCGGAGCACGTCCGCCGGGAGATCCTCGAGCTCGGCCTCCCCGACGACGGCTACAACTACCTCTCCCACCTCCGCgagctccgccccgccgccgcttcgtCCTTCGTACCCAGCTCCACCGCCCGCCCCGAGCCCCTCCCGCTCGATGTCAAG GCGTATGATGCAAGCAGGGTACGGGTTGGTCCCAGTGAAGGTGAATTGGACGAGGGGAGGACGATGTGCAAGGTGGCAGCTAAGACGGCGCCGGTGAGGCGGATCGAGAAGGCCGTCGACCCTGATGTTGCGAGGTTGCTTGATGAGAGCGATATGTCGCATGCCGGGTCGGAGGATGAGGGGCTGGAGGAGGATTTTGTCATCGTGGCTAACCGTGCTGAGGgagaggagttggaggaggaagaagaagatgaagaggtGGAATATGAGAATGGTGTGTTCAGTGATGTGGACGAGGAGTTCGATTTTGAAGAGGATGATCCAAAGCCAAGAGTGAGACGATTGCTGGATGAACAATTTGATCTG CTTGCTTTGGAAGAATATGGAgacagtgatgatgatgacaaaGATGTTAAAGATGGGGAGTATGAACTGCCAAGTGAGGTTATAGATGAACTCAAATTGTTCCACAGTCAGAACGTATGTGTTGATGAAGAATACAGAACACCAGCAGATTTCGTTCGTAGAAAACTGGACTCGAGCACAGCAGATGAGGTGGATGAATCTGCTCATGTGATAAAAAAATGTGCTGAGTATGCTGAAAAGTATTTAAATGAAACCGcagaagaagaggaggttgTACTTGTTTCAGAAAGCAGTGATGAATCTGAACTTTGGGACTGTGAGACCATTGTTTCCACATTCTCTAACCTTGATAACCATCCTGGAAAAATTAAAACTCCAGGAATCCCTAAAAGGCGGCTCCCTAGAGTTTTCCCTGGAGAAACTGCTACAACAAATGATATCATCAAGCTTCATGGGAAAGAGAAACTGCCAGTAGAATATCTACCACAAAGGAAAAGAGGCGgcgaaaaggagaagaaagtaAAGCCTGCAGAAGTCTCAGTTGCTGATAAATTTAAAAAAGGATCCGAGAAGGAAACGAAGGAGgaaaagaaagcaagaaag GCAGCAGtgaaagaagagaagagagaagcaCGGATCGCAAAGAAGGAGCTCAAAGGCTTGTATAAATCGGAAACACAGAAGGCTCAGAAAGTTGCTGCTGTCACAGGACCATCATCCATACGGCTAAT GTGA
- the LOC117835104 gene encoding heavy metal-associated isoprenylated plant protein 2, giving the protein MPDSKKIVLKVDIVGDECKATRAMNTVAKFCGVKSMAVDGDKGTLTVVGAVDVVRVAKALRKAGFEAHVLSVGPEEEKKPDSNPAKKPDEAAKLPPPPTCCAGCSACCPPAPAPVPVAPFPGAVVCYDERPAGNGCAIL; this is encoded by the exons ATGCCCGACTCCAAG AAGATTGTGCTCAAGGTGGACATCGTCGGCGACGAGTGCAAGGCCACCCGCGCCATGAACACCGTCGCCAAGTTCTGCG gggtgAAGTCGATGGCGGTGGACGGCGACAAGGGGACGCTGAcggtggtgggggcggtggACGTGGTGCGCGTGGCCAAGGCGCTGCGCAAGGCCGGCTTCGAGGCGCACGTCCTCAGCGTCGGtccggaggaggagaagaagcccGACAGCAATCCGGCCAAGAAGCCCGACGAGGCCgccaagctgccgccgccgccgacgtgctGCGCAGGCTGCAGCGCCTGCTGCCCACCAGCACCAGCTCCGGTCCCGGTGGCTCCCTTCCCAGGCGCCGTCGTGTGCTACGACGAGCGGCCCGCCGGCAACGGATGCGCCATCCTCTGA